From one Lineus longissimus chromosome 3, tnLinLong1.2, whole genome shotgun sequence genomic stretch:
- the LOC135485488 gene encoding echinoderm microtubule-associated protein-like 2 isoform X11 encodes MNIMDGLISHENEELRDRVTNLEKKVEQQEDEILCLKSALSDVIRRMTVLENTKGNCKCYLLHAKNPYTGVHAITRETSDVLSTAPMSAPKPKYRGMVGPKMPPKSSGRSRSPVRPSMGTADRYRQTHPGDNNRSRNSQKVGSSPLRSHSVERLNFNERRNQMRASKSVENLRRSEPLPLKLAPQRPSAKQTTTPGRLRPETPKRQTRSYPSKGKSSSGSMSPSTPSDVLSPTEEFITVQTSYKVESKPNNCDFKGSGSGMKVTLRKGSQGSGDGDDFRQKRSQAVEVHPRRLSKTLSPDAEDYTYEGLVNDPDLDFEVAETMIEIMDEESSQNNLLPSKTSVKSIVHKSAHRPSPSASARRTTSADGISISLRHSPKGSPRNTGSPSMKKWASASIPANAADQNGTAPKRSESVTSLPSKQTPPTKRESISHRQSNKEPGFMKEDGYLKLFMRGRPVTLHAPTELIENYDVTKAGQASTEKLKLEWVYGYRGRDCRSNVHFLPTGEIVYFIASVVVLYNGEEQMQRHYLGHNDDVKCLAVHPDKITIATGQVAGHDKAYGKMSAHRTSPSSRRKPTQPDPSLYLPHVRVWNSVSLATMHIIGLGDFDRAVCCLSFSKADGGMYLCAVDEGNDHILSIWDWQNGDKGRKVTETKCSQEPVLAAEFHPFEKNMIVTCGKSQLAFFTLDNGSINKKQGVYEKYDKPKYVLCLTFAENGDVITGDSNGNIFVWPRGTNKIGTAVNGAHDGGIFSMLILKDGSLLSGGGKDRKIVQWDSSWNRMEKETTLAEQYGAVRTLTQGRGNMILAGTTKNSILQGTLDLEFSPVVQGHTDELWGLAIHPNQHQFLSCAYDRHVYLWDALTHTVVWSKELNDMAHSACFYPEGDIVAIGTQTGRWLVIDTTAREIIAVHTDGNEQIECLEYSPDGRFIAIGSRDNSIYVYQTTEGGRKYSRVGKCTGHSSFITHLDWSEDSQFIQSNSGDYEILYWSSSNCHQVPSASNMRDVKWKTQSCTLGFTVAGIWPEGADGTDVNACARSHQQKVLASADDYGKVNLFSYPCCQPKTTAHIYSGHSSHVTNVKFLYDDSRLLSAGGKDTALMQWEII; translated from the exons ATGAATATCATGG ATGGCCTTATATCCCATGAGAATGAAGAACTCAGGGACCGGGTCACCAACCTTGAGAAGAAGGTTGAGCAGCAGGAGGATGAGATTCTATGCCTTAAGAGTGCGCTGTCTGACGTCATCCGACGTATGACCGTACTCGAAAACACAAAAGGTAATTGTAAATGTTATTTGCTGCATGCTAAAAATCCCTACACAGGTGTCCATGCAATTACGCGAGAAACCTCAGATGTGTTAAGCACAGCGCCAATGTCGGCGCCAAAACCAAAATATCGCGGTATGGTAGGCCCGAAGATGCCGCCAAAATCGTCTGGAAGATCAAGAAGTCCAGTCCGTCCATCTATGGGTACAGCTGATCGCTATCGGCAGACTCACCCTGGTGATAATAACCGGAGTCGTAACTCACAAAAAGTGGGCAGTTCACCATTGCGATCCCATAGTGTGGAGCGCTTAAACTTCAATGAGCGTCGCAACCAAATGCGGGCATCCAAATCAGTAGAGAACCTTCGAAGATCAGAACCGTTACCCCTGAAATTAGCACCACAGAGACCTTCAGCAAAACAGACAACTACTCCTGGACGATTGAGGCCAGAGACACCGAAACGACAAACAAGAAGTTATCCTTCAAAAGGGAAGAGCAGTTCTGGTAGTATGTCCCCCAGCACGCCGTCCGATGTTCTCTCCCCGACTGAAGAATTCATCACTGTCCAGACGTCCTACAAGGTCGAATCCAAACCAAACAACTGCGACTTTAAAGGCAGTGGATCAGGTATGAAGGTGACCTTGAGGAAAGGCAGCCAAGGTAGCGGAGATGGTGACGACTTTCGACAGAAACGCTCCCAAGCTGTTGAGGTGCATCCAAGACGTCTTTCCAAGACTCTTAGTCCTGACGCGGAGGATTATACTTATGAAGGCTTGGTGAATGACCCTGACCTCGATTTCGAGGTTGCTGAGACAATGATTGAGATAATGGATGAGGAAT CCTCACAGAATAACCTTCTGCCATCCAAAACCTCGGTGAAAAGCATAGTCCACAAAAGCGCACACCGGCCGTCGCCATCAGCTTCTGCTCGTCGTACAACATCTGCAGATGGCATCTCAATCTCGCTGCGTCATTCCCCGAAGGGATCGCCAAGAAATACCGGGTCACCTTCGATGAAAAAATGGGCCTCCGCCTCCATACCTGCCAATGCAGCCGACCAAAATGGCACGGCACCAAA aCGTTCGGAATCAGTGACTAGCTTACCCAGCAAACAAACCCCACCCACCAAACGAGAGTCAATTTCTCATCGTCAGAG taATAAAGAGCCAGGTTTCATGAAAG AGGATGGCTATCTCAAACTGTTCATGAGAGGCAGGCCAGTCACCCTGCATGCGCCAACGGAACTGATCGAGAATTACGATGTCACTAAAGCTGGCCAGGCTTCCACAGAAAAACTCAAGCTCGAATGGGT GTATGGTTATCGAGGGCGTGACTGCCGGTCCAACGTCCATTTCCTACCCACTGGGGAGATTGTTTATTTCATTGCCTCGGTGGTTGTATTGTATAATGGTGAGGAGCAGATGCAGAGGCATTACCTGGGACATAATGATGACGTCAAGTG TTTGGCAGTGCATCCAGACAAGATAACGATAGCCACAGGTCAGGTGGCTGGCCATGATAAAGCCTACGGGAAG ATGTCAGCACATCGGACAAGCCCCAGCAGCAGACGCAAGCCCACGCAACCTGATCCTAGTTTATACCTG CCGCATGTTCGAGTATGGAACTCAGTCAGCCTGGCAACCATGCACATCATTGGCCTCGGAGATTTCGATAGGGCCGTCTGCTGTCTTTCATTCTCAAAAGCG GATGGTGGTATGTACCTGTGTGCTGTAGATGAGGGCAATGACCACATCCTTTCAATATGGGACTGGCAAAATGGAGACAAAGGTAGAAAGGTCACAGAAACCAAG TGCTCCCAAGAACCAGTATTAGCCGCAGAATTCCATCCATTTGAAAAGAACATGATTGTGACGTGTGGTAAAAGTCAACTTGCCTTCTTCACCTTGGATAATGGGTCAATCAACAAGAAACAAGGTGTATATGAG AAATATGACAAACCCAAGTATGTGCTGTGTCTGACGTTTGCTGAGAATGGTGATGTGATAACTGGTGATTCCAATGGCAACATATTTGTCTGGCCAAGAG GGACCAATAAGATCGGCACAGCCGTGAACGGTGCCCATGATGGTGGCATCTTCTCGATGTTGATATTGAAAGACGGCAGTTTGCTATCGGGAGGTGGCAAGGATAGAAAGATCGTCCAGTGGGACTCTAGCTGGAACCGGATGGAAAAAGAAACCACT ctTGCTGAACAGTATGGTGCTGTGAGGACACTCACTCAAGGGCGCGGCAACATGATCCTGGCTGGGACGACGAAGAATAGCATCTTGCAGGGAACTCTAGATCTGGAATTCAGCCCTGTTGTGCAG GGTCACACAGATGAGCTGTGGGGTCTAGCTATCCACCCCAACCAGCACCAGTTCCTCTCATGTGCATACGATCGCCACGTTTACCTGTGGGATGCACTGACTCATACTGTCGTCTGGTCAAAGGAATTAAAC GACATGGCACATTCCGCATGTTTCTACCCAGAGGGTGACATTGTAGCCATTGGTACCCAGACAGGTCGTTGGCTGGTCATTGACACAACTGCTAGAGAAATTATTGCTGTCCATACAGATGGCAATGAGCAGATTGAATGTTTAGAATACTCCCCTG atgGTCGTTTCATCGCGATCGGATCACGAGATAACAGCATCTATGTGTACCAGACCACAGAAGGTGGCAGGAAGTACAGCCGAGTCGGCAAATGCACTGGCCATTCTAGTTTCATTACACACTTAGATTGGTCAGAGGACAGTCAGTTCATACAGTCAAACTCAGGGGATTATGAAATCTTATACT GGTCATCCTCAAATTGTCACCAGGTGCCATCTGCTTCCAACATGAGAGACGTGAAATGGAAAACACAAAGCTGTACGCTAGGATTCACAGTGGCAG GTATCTGGCCTGAGGGAGCTGATGGTACCGATGTGAATGCCTGTGCCAGGTCCCATCAGCAGAAGGTCCTAGCTAGTGCCGATGACTATGGCAAAGTCAACCTATTCTCCTACCCATGTTGTCAACCAAAG ACTACAGCACACATCTACAGCGGTCACAGTAGTCATGTGACAAACGTTAAATTCCTGTACGATGATAGCCGATTGTTGTCGGCTGGCGGAAAGGACACTGCGCTCATGCAATGGGAGATTATTTAA
- the LOC135485488 gene encoding echinoderm microtubule-associated protein-like 2 isoform X4 gives MEHGSNPHLESPEPELDELEMNGLEAEGKVSKSVSFHEDNGTDETNANGATPPPPSQQKDGLISHENEELRDRVTNLEKKVEQQEDEILCLKSALSDVIRRMTVLENTKGNCKCYLLHAKNPYTGVHAITRETSDVLSTAPMSAPKPKYRGMVGPKMPPKSSGRSRSPVRPSMGTADRYRQTHPGDNNRSRNSQKVGSSPLRSHSVERLNFNERRNQMRASKSVENLRRSEPLPLKLAPQRPSAKQTTTPGRLRPETPKRQTRSYPSKGKSSSGSMSPSTPSDVLSPTEEFITVQTSYKVESKPNNCDFKGSGSGMKVTLRKGSQGSGDGDDFRQKRSQAVEVHPRRLSKTLSPDAEDYTYEGLVNDPDLDFEVAETMIEIMDEESSQNNLLPSKTSVKSIVHKSAHRPSPSASARRTTSADGISISLRHSPKGSPRNTGSPSMKKWASASIPANAADQNGTAPKRSESVTSLPSKQTPPTKRESISHRQSNKEPGFMKEDGYLKLFMRGRPVTLHAPTELIENYDVTKAGQASTEKLKLEWVYGYRGRDCRSNVHFLPTGEIVYFIASVVVLYNGEEQMQRHYLGHNDDVKCLAVHPDKITIATGQVAGHDKAYGKRSNRPHVRVWNSVSLATMHIIGLGDFDRAVCCLSFSKADGGMYLCAVDEGNDHILSIWDWQNGDKGRKVTETKCSQEPVLAAEFHPFEKNMIVTCGKSQLAFFTLDNGSINKKQGVYEKYDKPKYVLCLTFAENGDVITGDSNGNIFVWPRGTNKIGTAVNGAHDGGIFSMLILKDGSLLSGGGKDRKIVQWDSSWNRMEKETTLAEQYGAVRTLTQGRGNMILAGTTKNSILQGTLDLEFSPVVQGHTDELWGLAIHPNQHQFLSCAYDRHVYLWDALTHTVVWSKELNDMAHSACFYPEGDIVAIGTQTGRWLVIDTTAREIIAVHTDGNEQIECLEYSPDGRFIAIGSRDNSIYVYQTTEGGRKYSRVGKCTGHSSFITHLDWSEDSQFIQSNSGDYEILYWSSSNCHQVPSASNMRDVKWKTQSCTLGFTVAGIWPEGADGTDVNACARSHQQKVLASADDYGKVNLFSYPCCQPKTTAHIYSGHSSHVTNVKFLYDDSRLLSAGGKDTALMQWEII, from the exons ATGGAGCATGGATCAAACCCTCATTTGGAATCTCCAGAGCCAGAGCTAGATGAGCTAGAAATGAATGGTCTCGAAGCGGAAGGGAAAGTGAGTAAGTCGGTTAGTTTTCACGAGGACAACGGAACTGACGAAACTAACGCCAATGGAGCAACACCACCGCCACCGAGTCAGCAGAAAG ATGGCCTTATATCCCATGAGAATGAAGAACTCAGGGACCGGGTCACCAACCTTGAGAAGAAGGTTGAGCAGCAGGAGGATGAGATTCTATGCCTTAAGAGTGCGCTGTCTGACGTCATCCGACGTATGACCGTACTCGAAAACACAAAAGGTAATTGTAAATGTTATTTGCTGCATGCTAAAAATCCCTACACAGGTGTCCATGCAATTACGCGAGAAACCTCAGATGTGTTAAGCACAGCGCCAATGTCGGCGCCAAAACCAAAATATCGCGGTATGGTAGGCCCGAAGATGCCGCCAAAATCGTCTGGAAGATCAAGAAGTCCAGTCCGTCCATCTATGGGTACAGCTGATCGCTATCGGCAGACTCACCCTGGTGATAATAACCGGAGTCGTAACTCACAAAAAGTGGGCAGTTCACCATTGCGATCCCATAGTGTGGAGCGCTTAAACTTCAATGAGCGTCGCAACCAAATGCGGGCATCCAAATCAGTAGAGAACCTTCGAAGATCAGAACCGTTACCCCTGAAATTAGCACCACAGAGACCTTCAGCAAAACAGACAACTACTCCTGGACGATTGAGGCCAGAGACACCGAAACGACAAACAAGAAGTTATCCTTCAAAAGGGAAGAGCAGTTCTGGTAGTATGTCCCCCAGCACGCCGTCCGATGTTCTCTCCCCGACTGAAGAATTCATCACTGTCCAGACGTCCTACAAGGTCGAATCCAAACCAAACAACTGCGACTTTAAAGGCAGTGGATCAGGTATGAAGGTGACCTTGAGGAAAGGCAGCCAAGGTAGCGGAGATGGTGACGACTTTCGACAGAAACGCTCCCAAGCTGTTGAGGTGCATCCAAGACGTCTTTCCAAGACTCTTAGTCCTGACGCGGAGGATTATACTTATGAAGGCTTGGTGAATGACCCTGACCTCGATTTCGAGGTTGCTGAGACAATGATTGAGATAATGGATGAGGAAT CCTCACAGAATAACCTTCTGCCATCCAAAACCTCGGTGAAAAGCATAGTCCACAAAAGCGCACACCGGCCGTCGCCATCAGCTTCTGCTCGTCGTACAACATCTGCAGATGGCATCTCAATCTCGCTGCGTCATTCCCCGAAGGGATCGCCAAGAAATACCGGGTCACCTTCGATGAAAAAATGGGCCTCCGCCTCCATACCTGCCAATGCAGCCGACCAAAATGGCACGGCACCAAA aCGTTCGGAATCAGTGACTAGCTTACCCAGCAAACAAACCCCACCCACCAAACGAGAGTCAATTTCTCATCGTCAGAG taATAAAGAGCCAGGTTTCATGAAAG AGGATGGCTATCTCAAACTGTTCATGAGAGGCAGGCCAGTCACCCTGCATGCGCCAACGGAACTGATCGAGAATTACGATGTCACTAAAGCTGGCCAGGCTTCCACAGAAAAACTCAAGCTCGAATGGGT GTATGGTTATCGAGGGCGTGACTGCCGGTCCAACGTCCATTTCCTACCCACTGGGGAGATTGTTTATTTCATTGCCTCGGTGGTTGTATTGTATAATGGTGAGGAGCAGATGCAGAGGCATTACCTGGGACATAATGATGACGTCAAGTG TTTGGCAGTGCATCCAGACAAGATAACGATAGCCACAGGTCAGGTGGCTGGCCATGATAAAGCCTACGGGAAG AGGTCAAATCGG CCGCATGTTCGAGTATGGAACTCAGTCAGCCTGGCAACCATGCACATCATTGGCCTCGGAGATTTCGATAGGGCCGTCTGCTGTCTTTCATTCTCAAAAGCG GATGGTGGTATGTACCTGTGTGCTGTAGATGAGGGCAATGACCACATCCTTTCAATATGGGACTGGCAAAATGGAGACAAAGGTAGAAAGGTCACAGAAACCAAG TGCTCCCAAGAACCAGTATTAGCCGCAGAATTCCATCCATTTGAAAAGAACATGATTGTGACGTGTGGTAAAAGTCAACTTGCCTTCTTCACCTTGGATAATGGGTCAATCAACAAGAAACAAGGTGTATATGAG AAATATGACAAACCCAAGTATGTGCTGTGTCTGACGTTTGCTGAGAATGGTGATGTGATAACTGGTGATTCCAATGGCAACATATTTGTCTGGCCAAGAG GGACCAATAAGATCGGCACAGCCGTGAACGGTGCCCATGATGGTGGCATCTTCTCGATGTTGATATTGAAAGACGGCAGTTTGCTATCGGGAGGTGGCAAGGATAGAAAGATCGTCCAGTGGGACTCTAGCTGGAACCGGATGGAAAAAGAAACCACT ctTGCTGAACAGTATGGTGCTGTGAGGACACTCACTCAAGGGCGCGGCAACATGATCCTGGCTGGGACGACGAAGAATAGCATCTTGCAGGGAACTCTAGATCTGGAATTCAGCCCTGTTGTGCAG GGTCACACAGATGAGCTGTGGGGTCTAGCTATCCACCCCAACCAGCACCAGTTCCTCTCATGTGCATACGATCGCCACGTTTACCTGTGGGATGCACTGACTCATACTGTCGTCTGGTCAAAGGAATTAAAC GACATGGCACATTCCGCATGTTTCTACCCAGAGGGTGACATTGTAGCCATTGGTACCCAGACAGGTCGTTGGCTGGTCATTGACACAACTGCTAGAGAAATTATTGCTGTCCATACAGATGGCAATGAGCAGATTGAATGTTTAGAATACTCCCCTG atgGTCGTTTCATCGCGATCGGATCACGAGATAACAGCATCTATGTGTACCAGACCACAGAAGGTGGCAGGAAGTACAGCCGAGTCGGCAAATGCACTGGCCATTCTAGTTTCATTACACACTTAGATTGGTCAGAGGACAGTCAGTTCATACAGTCAAACTCAGGGGATTATGAAATCTTATACT GGTCATCCTCAAATTGTCACCAGGTGCCATCTGCTTCCAACATGAGAGACGTGAAATGGAAAACACAAAGCTGTACGCTAGGATTCACAGTGGCAG GTATCTGGCCTGAGGGAGCTGATGGTACCGATGTGAATGCCTGTGCCAGGTCCCATCAGCAGAAGGTCCTAGCTAGTGCCGATGACTATGGCAAAGTCAACCTATTCTCCTACCCATGTTGTCAACCAAAG ACTACAGCACACATCTACAGCGGTCACAGTAGTCATGTGACAAACGTTAAATTCCTGTACGATGATAGCCGATTGTTGTCGGCTGGCGGAAAGGACACTGCGCTCATGCAATGGGAGATTATTTAA
- the LOC135485488 gene encoding echinoderm microtubule-associated protein-like 2 isoform X13, with product MEHGSNPHLESPEPELDELEMNGLEAEGKVSKSVSFHEDNGTDETNANGATPPPPSQQKDGLISHENEELRDRVTNLEKKVEQQEDEILCLKSALSDVIRRMTVLENTKASQNNLLPSKTSVKSIVHKSAHRPSPSASARRTTSADGISISLRHSPKGSPRNTGSPSMKKWASASIPANAADQNGTAPKRSESVTSLPSKQTPPTKRESISHRQSNKEPGFMKEDGYLKLFMRGRPVTLHAPTELIENYDVTKAGQASTEKLKLEWVYGYRGRDCRSNVHFLPTGEIVYFIASVVVLYNGEEQMQRHYLGHNDDVKCLAVHPDKITIATGQVAGHDKAYGKMSAHRTSPSSRRKPTQPDPSLYLPHVRVWNSVSLATMHIIGLGDFDRAVCCLSFSKADGGMYLCAVDEGNDHILSIWDWQNGDKGRKVTETKCSQEPVLAAEFHPFEKNMIVTCGKSQLAFFTLDNGSINKKQGVYEKYDKPKYVLCLTFAENGDVITGDSNGNIFVWPRGTNKIGTAVNGAHDGGIFSMLILKDGSLLSGGGKDRKIVQWDSSWNRMEKETTLAEQYGAVRTLTQGRGNMILAGTTKNSILQGTLDLEFSPVVQGHTDELWGLAIHPNQHQFLSCAYDRHVYLWDALTHTVVWSKELNDMAHSACFYPEGDIVAIGTQTGRWLVIDTTAREIIAVHTDGNEQIECLEYSPDGRFIAIGSRDNSIYVYQTTEGGRKYSRVGKCTGHSSFITHLDWSEDSQFIQSNSGDYEILYWSSSNCHQVPSASNMRDVKWKTQSCTLGFTVAGIWPEGADGTDVNACARSHQQKVLASADDYGKVNLFSYPCCQPKTTAHIYSGHSSHVTNVKFLYDDSRLLSAGGKDTALMQWEII from the exons ATGGAGCATGGATCAAACCCTCATTTGGAATCTCCAGAGCCAGAGCTAGATGAGCTAGAAATGAATGGTCTCGAAGCGGAAGGGAAAGTGAGTAAGTCGGTTAGTTTTCACGAGGACAACGGAACTGACGAAACTAACGCCAATGGAGCAACACCACCGCCACCGAGTCAGCAGAAAG ATGGCCTTATATCCCATGAGAATGAAGAACTCAGGGACCGGGTCACCAACCTTGAGAAGAAGGTTGAGCAGCAGGAGGATGAGATTCTATGCCTTAAGAGTGCGCTGTCTGACGTCATCCGACGTATGACCGTACTCGAAAACACAAAAG CCTCACAGAATAACCTTCTGCCATCCAAAACCTCGGTGAAAAGCATAGTCCACAAAAGCGCACACCGGCCGTCGCCATCAGCTTCTGCTCGTCGTACAACATCTGCAGATGGCATCTCAATCTCGCTGCGTCATTCCCCGAAGGGATCGCCAAGAAATACCGGGTCACCTTCGATGAAAAAATGGGCCTCCGCCTCCATACCTGCCAATGCAGCCGACCAAAATGGCACGGCACCAAA aCGTTCGGAATCAGTGACTAGCTTACCCAGCAAACAAACCCCACCCACCAAACGAGAGTCAATTTCTCATCGTCAGAG taATAAAGAGCCAGGTTTCATGAAAG AGGATGGCTATCTCAAACTGTTCATGAGAGGCAGGCCAGTCACCCTGCATGCGCCAACGGAACTGATCGAGAATTACGATGTCACTAAAGCTGGCCAGGCTTCCACAGAAAAACTCAAGCTCGAATGGGT GTATGGTTATCGAGGGCGTGACTGCCGGTCCAACGTCCATTTCCTACCCACTGGGGAGATTGTTTATTTCATTGCCTCGGTGGTTGTATTGTATAATGGTGAGGAGCAGATGCAGAGGCATTACCTGGGACATAATGATGACGTCAAGTG TTTGGCAGTGCATCCAGACAAGATAACGATAGCCACAGGTCAGGTGGCTGGCCATGATAAAGCCTACGGGAAG ATGTCAGCACATCGGACAAGCCCCAGCAGCAGACGCAAGCCCACGCAACCTGATCCTAGTTTATACCTG CCGCATGTTCGAGTATGGAACTCAGTCAGCCTGGCAACCATGCACATCATTGGCCTCGGAGATTTCGATAGGGCCGTCTGCTGTCTTTCATTCTCAAAAGCG GATGGTGGTATGTACCTGTGTGCTGTAGATGAGGGCAATGACCACATCCTTTCAATATGGGACTGGCAAAATGGAGACAAAGGTAGAAAGGTCACAGAAACCAAG TGCTCCCAAGAACCAGTATTAGCCGCAGAATTCCATCCATTTGAAAAGAACATGATTGTGACGTGTGGTAAAAGTCAACTTGCCTTCTTCACCTTGGATAATGGGTCAATCAACAAGAAACAAGGTGTATATGAG AAATATGACAAACCCAAGTATGTGCTGTGTCTGACGTTTGCTGAGAATGGTGATGTGATAACTGGTGATTCCAATGGCAACATATTTGTCTGGCCAAGAG GGACCAATAAGATCGGCACAGCCGTGAACGGTGCCCATGATGGTGGCATCTTCTCGATGTTGATATTGAAAGACGGCAGTTTGCTATCGGGAGGTGGCAAGGATAGAAAGATCGTCCAGTGGGACTCTAGCTGGAACCGGATGGAAAAAGAAACCACT ctTGCTGAACAGTATGGTGCTGTGAGGACACTCACTCAAGGGCGCGGCAACATGATCCTGGCTGGGACGACGAAGAATAGCATCTTGCAGGGAACTCTAGATCTGGAATTCAGCCCTGTTGTGCAG GGTCACACAGATGAGCTGTGGGGTCTAGCTATCCACCCCAACCAGCACCAGTTCCTCTCATGTGCATACGATCGCCACGTTTACCTGTGGGATGCACTGACTCATACTGTCGTCTGGTCAAAGGAATTAAAC GACATGGCACATTCCGCATGTTTCTACCCAGAGGGTGACATTGTAGCCATTGGTACCCAGACAGGTCGTTGGCTGGTCATTGACACAACTGCTAGAGAAATTATTGCTGTCCATACAGATGGCAATGAGCAGATTGAATGTTTAGAATACTCCCCTG atgGTCGTTTCATCGCGATCGGATCACGAGATAACAGCATCTATGTGTACCAGACCACAGAAGGTGGCAGGAAGTACAGCCGAGTCGGCAAATGCACTGGCCATTCTAGTTTCATTACACACTTAGATTGGTCAGAGGACAGTCAGTTCATACAGTCAAACTCAGGGGATTATGAAATCTTATACT GGTCATCCTCAAATTGTCACCAGGTGCCATCTGCTTCCAACATGAGAGACGTGAAATGGAAAACACAAAGCTGTACGCTAGGATTCACAGTGGCAG GTATCTGGCCTGAGGGAGCTGATGGTACCGATGTGAATGCCTGTGCCAGGTCCCATCAGCAGAAGGTCCTAGCTAGTGCCGATGACTATGGCAAAGTCAACCTATTCTCCTACCCATGTTGTCAACCAAAG ACTACAGCACACATCTACAGCGGTCACAGTAGTCATGTGACAAACGTTAAATTCCTGTACGATGATAGCCGATTGTTGTCGGCTGGCGGAAAGGACACTGCGCTCATGCAATGGGAGATTATTTAA